The window tgcttgcctatgagggagcataatccttattacaaaaatgaaaGAGCTTCATATTGTAGTATGTTGTTATTATTCTCTCAGAAAATTTATGGCTCGTGAGAATTGGGTTCATTAGACTTTAGAGtcatgaaaaaaatatatttaaaaaatgtgtttatttattatttttaatcaatgtaacattttaaaataataaaatttttatttctgtcggttataaccgccagaatactaaaataataaccgccataaagtaaaataataaaataatcaatttctgtcggttataaccaagaaggaaaaaatcgataatatcggcgaaatatcgccgatattatcgtttttttgaagttccgaaatttttttaactatccaacatattttcgttaaaatatcacgatattatcgataatatcgataatatcgcgatattttcgaaaTTATCGACAATATCacgatattttattaaaaaaatacttaaatatgttGAGAAAACTCAACACATAGTTAACTTGATCATGGCCCAAAGGCCAAACAAGTTTTGGTTATCTCACCAGAGGAGTGTGAGTTTTATAGGAAAAATTCATTGCTCACTTCCttgcatgggcgatgtgggactcgccCAATGGgggaaaaaatcaaaatttcggccgaaattttacacccactttaaacggccataactttgtcaaaactcaacgaaatcaagcaagacaaaaacgaaagttgtagccctcgaagagatgAAGAGAAGGGTACCTCACACGATGTCTGAATCgtagtggtttggccggaaaatgcctcgaataTCACTGAGGTCGCTGaggtcgtcggaaactgggtaagattcaaatgagtataactttttcaatacgcaacgaaattgagtgaaacaaaaaaaaaagttgtagccctcgaagagacgaagagaatggtacctcacacgatgtCTGAATCgtagtggtttggccggaaaattcctcgaaagtcactgaggtcgctgaggtcgtcggaaactgggtaagattcaaatgagtataactttttcaatacccaacgaaattgagtgaaacaaaaaggaaagttgtagccctcgaagagacgaagagaatggtacttcacacgacgtctgactcgttgtggtttggccggaaattgcctcgaaatctactgaggtcgccggaaactgggtaagattcaaatgagtataactttttcaatacgcaacgaaattgagtgaaacaaaaaggaaagttgtagccctcgaagagacgaagagattgataccttgcacgtcagccaaaattcaattgacacactcctagcttccaaaattcaatacttttactttatatcaagttgaaaaaacataatcggcatccaaattaaagtttaatcttattcaatgtattgattttcaatcgttaattgatatactataatttggaacttcaacgcctagacgcatgcttatgtgtaagaaatttaaattgtcaaattcggcacattattcttcatcattttattcacttccctttttttttttttaatatcctaaataaaacctccaaatattgtactaattaattatatataaatgattatggtgtgtttaaacttctttcattaattactacatattttctacactcacaatgtttgccagctcgctatataatcaacttaaatcagttaaatccatcatgcaatgcatttccttccaattttttgtgataaactaatagataattgactaaataaacatcctacaaagtttcattaaaaatttccaagtttttcttacaatttccgtggtttccatgtaatttttatcgatatcgatattatcccgatatttccatcgatatttccgtgttttcggactaccgatatttccgatattaccgatattttcttccttggttataACCACCacaattaacttaaaaaccgtCAGAAACtatcaaaaatatttaaaaaaaaggattaaaaattaatgtcagttataaccgacaggatatTTTTATATCCGCCAGGAATTTATGTCGAATATAATCGAcatgatttttctaatatctgCCACTATttaaatgatgtgtcggatataatttaTCCGACATGATGTTTTTAATATCCGTCACCATCATCtgccacctaaagctaatattgtagtagttaGACAACATTTAACAATAATAGGCCTAGAATAGGACAAAGACTGACTGGGCTACCCGAACAAACCCATTcaatttgttttctgtttttacTTGTTGGGtgggtttgaaatttttttggtttATCTCATATGTAAAAAGTCTGCTATCCACAATCTTAGCTTGTttatcccttttttttcctccttcATTGAAAGGAAGGAATTTAAGTCGTGACTTCGgatcaaggtattaaatatcgataatatcagaaatatcggtagttcaaaaacacggaaatttcgatagaaatatcgggatattatcgatatagataaaaattgaataaaaaccacggaatttgtaagaaaaacttagaaatttttattaaaactttgcaggatgtttatttagttaattatctattagtttatcacaaaaaattggaaggaaatgcattgcatgatagatataacttatttaagttgattatatagcgagctgacaaacattgtaagtgtagaaaatatgtagtaattaatgaaagaagtttaaacacaccataatcatttatatataatgaattagtacaatattttacactttatacattgtatggtaaaatacatgagtgacttagcaagatctaaaatatcgatgatatcggaaatatcggtagtccaaaaacacggaaatttcgatagaaatatcgggatattatggatattttagaccatgcttCGGATGCatagaataataatccaatacAACTAGGTTACAAGCTCCTTGTACGTTTGTTCTACTGTGAACACAAAAAACTTGGAGATCTTTTACTCACTTGttaaaaaatatgataaatCATACATGTACCTTACTAGAATGTAGACCAAGTAGCCATTAGCCACTTTCAGTGAAGTAGAAACGAAGAACATAATGGACGAAGTTTGTTTGTGGCTGAGCAGAATCCTTGCGTTATCGTTGCAGTGTTTCCTTAGCCTCGCCTCCTTCACGGATTCATGATGGCAAATAATTTAGGATCACAAAAAAGGCAAATGTGACTTACTCAGCTGGTTAACGCAGTGTGTGTGTCTGCCTTTTCGGGCCAAGTCAGTCAGCCATTTCGAGTTCACATCTTTAAGCATGTTAATAAAAGGTTTTCTTATTCATTAAggttaagaaaaaagaaattttatttaaactcatgtaacctatttctacacccaacttactctttgCATCCATGTTATTTctaactaaactattaatatctctttaaacctaatttaatacctaatatatcctcataaacccaattcaatatgtggatttatttttacactCATTTGGTTTTTAACTCTATCTTTACGCCGTCTGAAAATGGAGACTGAGAATTGGGGTGTGAATTCAGCCATGGCTGACAACAAGACTAACACTTCTATAGATGTTGACAATATTTTGAAATCTTCTCCAAGCATGATTCTTAGACAAATCCTGCATAGACATCAAACTCTCATAATTGACCCCTTCAATGGCTTCCGTAAAAGCATTCTTCTTAACATCATTATATATTTCCTCTCCTTGCTTGATTTATAGGTGAAGATAGGTTATGCATTGTGTCTTGAAAGCGAATCATTTGATTAGGTTCCATGGTAATCTAAAGAGTATATGTTGAATCTGATTTTATTCTCATAGGAAGCCCTTGCTCAATGTCTTATGGTACTCTCAGAAGGATTTGTTTACCCTATGCAATTTATAAAGTAAGAAATGTTATACGTTTTTCGGCGGAGGCCTAATTGGCATGGTACCGAAGAACAAACTAGGATATAAATTGCATGAGGAAAGACAATAAAAGCTCTGGGGAGCAGTTGTGTAAGTATTTCAATCGTGTGCAGTTGTAAATTGAAATAAATCAATCTGCTTAtctaaaaaaacttcaaaatcataaattggttggaggattcaaaaTTTCATAATCACCATCCATAAatagaaaaacttgtttttctccatgagagctattagggttttagccagAATGAAGTAGGATAAACAAATAATGATCGTAGGGTTTAAGTATagtgtttgggtttattgataaatttgaattttattattaattttattttgtacttaatagtaattatgcaatagggtaaaatagacaattaacatttataatttaagttgggtgtagaaataggTTACATTTGCAAAGTTAGGCGTACTTTTTTTGTCCAATACAAAAATGAATATCTTAACTCAACAAAAAAAACTCATACTACTGTCTgctggtattcctcttcacttataagtgaaaggtcttaggttcaattctcgctaaaggcgaatttgaaccacattattgctagcccattgtgaggctaagctcactccctcccccttagtgtaaatgCTATCGCttgatttataaaaaaaaaagaaggaaagattGTTTATGCACAATAAAAATTAACCGTAACAGCCTAATGTACTTTGGATTAGGCAAGCAGGTTTTGTTTTGGCTTAGGCTTTTAGATTAAGCACTTTGCATGCTTTCGGCTTAAGAGAAAAGCAATCCTTCAGGGACAGCCTAAAATTTACTTTTGATTAGGCAAAGCAAGTTCATTTGGGATTCGGCTTTTAGATTAAGCACTTTGAACGCTTTGTGCTTAGAAGAAAAGCACATAACAGATAATATCCTGTGTTTTAACTTGAACGATAATTAGAGAagcaaaaattattgaaaaagcaCTTATATTGATATAAGATTATTCTTGTACCAAACAACCAAGACATCTTCAACATAAGTTAAGGGAACCTCAGATCCATTACACGAACCTAGAACTCCCAAAACACTCACTTGAATACCTTTCAAAATCACGGCTTATTGTCGTACCAGAAGACACCTTTCTTGTCACGTTCATCGGGCTCAATGTAGATACACTCTTTCACCTCCCTAAACATTGCCTTGTGAACCGGAGTCCCGTCAAACTGATAGTACTCGCCCTGTTAGTTTATAAGTGTATATGCTGAAATGTAATAAGAATTCAGCTTTAAATGTCAGCCTTTGGATCATAGTCCAAGTGTGCAGCTAAGATGTAATCTTAGGTTAAGTAATGGTTTATGCCATGTGTCATTACCTTATAGGGTAAATGAATGAAGGGCTAGATTTAAGTGATGTAATGAAGGAATATTATAATTCCTAATTCTGCTACATGTGAAGTGTGTGCGTGTGGATGAAATATGAACCTCAGTTttacttcttcttcaagcttaatctctctctctctaagatactcactttctctctcttaaaaCTCTAATTCTCCAGTATTCATAGTTTGCTGATCATAATCAGCTTACATACAAGATAATAGTCTGTATGCTAACATAGCCTCAGAGCCTAGTTTGATCAATTGATACTGGGCGTTTGGATCTATGAAGAGTGCTACCCAGAAATCAAGTCAATCGTGATCTgagtctaacatggcaggatCGGGTAGTAGTGAGGTGAGAGCACCGATTTTCAAAGGTGATAATTATGAGTTCTGGAGTATCAAgatgaaaacaattttcaaatcTCACGGGCTATGGGATCTGGTTGAGAAAGGCTTCGAAAGGTCAGATTCGAATGATGATGGTGAATCtgatggaaagaagaaagaaaaagaggaatCGAGCGGTATTGAGAAGATACCTCTAGCTGAGAGACTGATGAAAGATGCTAAACCTCTGGGTCTGATTCAAGGAGCTGTTTCAGATGAAATATTTCCCAGAATCTCTCATGAAGAAACTTCAAAAGGCGCATGGGATATTTTGCAACAAGAGTACCATGGTGATAAACAGGTTAGAAGTGTTAAATTGCAAGGTATTCGTAGGGAATTTGAATATACAAGAATGCGAGATGATGAATCACTTTCTGTTTATCTTACAAAATTATTTGATCTGATAAATCAAATGCGGAGTTATGGAGAGGAGTTATCTCGAGAAAGGGTTGTTCAAAAGTTATTGATTAGTTTGCCATCAGCTTATGATTCTATATGCTTTGTTATTGAACATTCGAAGGATTTGGATGTGATTGAGGTACAAGAAGTAGTAGCCTCCTTGAAGAGTTTTGAGTTACGACTAGATAGACATTCTGAACACAAAACTGAGAAAGCatttactagtctcaatgtgaATTCCAAACCAGCAAAATTCACTGGAAATCAGAATGCAAGGTACCAaaagaattggaaagaaaaagggaagaggTGGGATAACAAACCCACTGATGGTGCTAGAAATCCTTGTAAACATTGTGACAAGTTACATTTTGGTGAGTGCCGATTCAAAGGTAAACCAAAGTGTTATAACTGTGATAAGTTTGGTCACATTGCAAGGGATTGTAATAGCAAGAAACCAGTGCAGCTCAATTATGCAAATAAGGTATAATCTACACCCACCATGTTTTATGCTAGTAATCAAACTAATACTAGTGTAAATGGCTGTGATGATGTATGGTATGTAGATAGTGGGTGTAGTAATCATATGACTGGAAGGGAGGATTTACTTGTGGATATTGATAAGAATGTGACTGCAAAAGTTGAAATGGGTACTGGACAGCTTGTTGATGTAACTGGTAAAGGAAGTCTTGTAGTTGAAACTAAACTAGGTGACAGATATATCAAGGAGGTTATGCTTGTGCCTGGACTGAAAGAAAATTTGCTCAGTTTGGGtcaaatgatggagcatggTTATTATTTGGTGTTTGGAGGTCACAAGGTGGAAATCTATGATGACAGTTCATATTCCAACATGGTTGCTAGAGTTCCAATGAAGGGAAATCGAAGTTTCCCAATGAAATTACAGTCTGGAATACATATTGCTTTCAAGGCAAATGTATGTTTTTCTACTGCTATGTGGCATAGAAGATTGGGACACTTAAATATGAGTAGTTTGAAATTGACGCAGGAACAAGAAATGGTAGTAGGGTTACCAGAAATCAAAGTAGTTAAAGGAGTATGTGAAGGTTGTGTTCTCGGTAAACAATGTAGAGAAGCATTTCCAAGGGAAGCTACTACTAGAGCATCAATTCCTCTAGAGCTTGTGCATAGTGACATTTGTGGCCCGATGCAGACAACTACAAAAGCTGGAAATAGATATTTTCTCACTTTCATAGATGACTACACCAAGATGTGTTTGGTTTATTTTTTGAGGCATAAATCTGAAGTTCTTAGTGTGTTTAAAAAGTTCAAAGCTACTGTGGAATTACAGAGTGGATATAAGCTAAAGCAGCTTAGGAGTGATCGGGGAGGTGAATACACTTCAATGGAGTTTAACAAGTTTGTTGAAGATGTAGGCATGGAAAGACAACTTACCACTccatacacaccacaacaaaatggtgtggcagaGCGAAAGAATAGAACCATTGTGGAAATGGCTAAGTGTCTCATGTTGGAGAAGAACATCCCACTTGAATTTTGGGCTGAGGCAGTTAATACCTCAGTGTATATCTTGAATAGATGTCCAACCAAAGCTTTACATAGGAAGACACCTTTCGAAGCTTACAGTGGGAGAAAACCAGGAATTAAGCATTTAAAGGTGTTTGGTTCTTTGTGTTATGCTCATGTGCCAAGTCAACAGAGACAAAAACTCGATTTGGCAAGCAAGAGGTGTATTTTCTTGGGGTATGGTAGTTGTAAGAAGGGTTATAGACTCTATAATATTGAATCTGGAAAAGTGACAATTTCCAGAGATGTTGTGTTTAATGAAGAGGCATGTTGGGATTGGAATGCACAGAAGGAAAGAAGGGTGAGTATTCAGATTATTGAGATGTCTGAAGGAGAACAAAGCTATGAAGGAAGTGCTTGTGATTCTGAAACACAATGTGAAGCTAGTGAAGAGAATGTTGTGTCAAGCTCAGTTACTGAAATTTCTGATCAAGAAAGAATGACAGGTCCACAGGATATTGATCACACTCCTCTCAAGTACAGAAATATTACAGAAATATATGAGAAGTGTAATCTGTGCATTATAGAACCAGAATGTTTTGAAGAAGCTGCCAATGATGAATCATGGCAGAAGGCTATGGAAGATgaaatttctatgattgagaagaaCCATACTTGGGATCTTGTTGATAGACCATTTGATAAACCAATCATTGGAGCCAAATGGGTCTATAAAACGAAATTAAATCTGGATGGTTCAGTGCAGAAAAACAAAGCAAGGTTGGTTGCAAAGGGTTATTCTCAAAAGCCTGGAATcgattttaatgaaacttttgcACTAGTGGCAAGACTTGACACTGTGAGAACTTTGGTGGCCCTTGCTGCACAGAAATGATGGAAATTATTTCAGTTAGATGTAAAGTCTGCATTTCTAAATGGAGTGTTGAATGAAGAGGTGTATGTGGATCAACCATCTGGTTTTGTTATACAAGGCAAGGAAGACAAAGTGTACAGGCTCAGGAAAGCTTTATATGGCTTgaaacaagctccaagagcttggtatgaagaaataaattcCTATTTTGCAAAGGCTGGATTCCACAGAAGTCCAAGTGAAGCTACACTTTACATCAAGACATCTCACAGTGGTATTCTCATTGTGTCactatatgtagatgatattatctacacaggAAGTTCAAAGGTGATGATGGCTGAATTCAAAAGTGAGATGATGAGACAATATGAGATGACTGATCTAGGATTacttcatcattttcttggtcTTGGAGTACTGCAGACAGATAATTACATTTTCTTGcatcaaaagaaatatgcaaagACTTTGCTTGAGAAATTTGGACTTAGGGATTGCAAGCCTGTTGCAACACCATTAGCTATGAATGAAAAACTTACAAAAGTAGATGGAAGTGATCTGGCAGATGAGACTTTATATAGGCAAGTGGTGGGAAGTTTGCTATATTTGACAGCAACAAGGCCAGATATCATATTTGCAGCAAGTCTATTGGCTAGGTTTATGCATAATCCTACCAAGAAGCATATGGGGACAACTAAGAGAGTTTTGAGATACATACAAGGCACTGTGAACCATGGAGTTGTTTATGAGAAGGGAAAAGGAGCAGTGTTGGTTGGTTATTGTGATAGTGATTGGAGTGGAAGTGAAGATAACATGAGGAGTACTTCTGGCTATGCATTTAATCTTGGTTCTGGTGTGTTCTCTTGGGCCTCAATCAAACAAAGCAGTGTTGCTCTTTCAACCGCAGAGGCAGAATACATTAGTGCAGCAGAAGCTACTACACAGGCCATTTGGCTAAGATTTGTACTCTCTGATTTCGGGGAAGAACAAGCAGAACCAACTAAGTTGTTGTGTGATAATACTTCAACAATTGCCATATCAAAGAATCCAGTTCATTATCACAAAACCAGGCACATTAATCAGAAATTTCATTTTATCCGAGATGTACTTCAAGATGGTGAAATTGACCTGGTATACTGCAAGACTGAAGAACAGGTTGCAGACATCTTTACTAAAGCTTTGGCAATGGATCGGTTTGAATTACTGAGGACAGCTTTGGGAGTGATTTCAGCACATcacttagaagggagtgttagtTTATAAGTGTATATGCTGAAATGTAATAAGAATTCAGCTTTAAATGTCAGCCTTTGGATCATAGTCCAAGTGTGCAGCTAAGATGTAATCTTAGGTTAAGTAATGGTTTATGCCATGTGTCATTACCTTATAGGGTAAATGAATGAAGGGCTAGATTTAAGTGATGTAATGAAGGAATATTATAATTCCTAATTCTGCTACATGTGAAGTGTGTGCGTGTGGATGAAATATGAACCTCAGTTttacttcttcttcaagcttaatatctctctctctaagatactcactttctctctcttaaaaCTCTAATTCTCCAGTATTCATAGTTTGCTTATCATAATCAGCTTACATACAAGATAATAGTCTGTATGCTAACACGCCCAAGATCGGATTGATCGCCTTGGTCTCTTCCATTGCTTGATATTGCGGCATGGTTGAGAACAAATGGTGAGCAACGTGAGTGTCTGTGATGTTGTGGAAAACCTTGTTCAGGATTCCGTAGTCTCTGTCAACGGTGGCCAAAGCTCCCCTAAACCAGTCCCATTCGGAGGTCATAGTGCGGCAATGCGGGTGAGTGTGCTGCAAGTATGTGATCAACACCAAATATTCGTTAACTACCATTAGAGGACCTCTGTAGAAGCATATAACCCAAGCAAGTCCCTTTGCAACAGCAAGACGGTAAAGCCCATATAAGACAGCAAGAACACCAATATCGGACACAAATATCTGCAATCGTTCGCGATGAGAGAATATTGGGCCATATGATAGCGGCACGCAAATCCTTTGTAGGGTCTTCCGGAAAGGTTGAATGCGAGATACAGAGGTGTTGAATTATAAGTGTTGAGCTGAAAAGTTTAGAATAAGATTGTTTAAATTGGTGTATTCACTTGTGCAAAATAATGCCAGgtgtaaagttttgttttgtaaaaGGCCATGAGTGTCATGTGTTGGTTGATCCATGTAATTAGGTAGATGAGTGACTAAGATGAAATGTAGTGTATGTGTGATCCCAAGTTTAAGGCCAACATTTATGTAAAAGCATGTGCTTCGTGCTCTTTCAAATACACAGAAAATATTCCTATGCAACTTTGACAGAGAGAAAAGAAACCATTCAGCTTCCTCTGTGTTCCTTGTTTTGTTCTCCGTCCAGCTCTCTTTCTCTAGATCAAAACCCGTGAATTCATCtacactaacatggcctcagagccaggttggATTTAACCATCTGGGCGTAAATCTGTGAAGTTATTGAGCTAAATCGAAGCTCTCTTGAAGCTCTGTGAAGGTTGTCAATTCAGATAAAAAACATGTCTGAATCTGGAGGCTCGGAAGGGAGGACTCCAGTTTTCTCCTGTGAGAACTACTAGTTCTGAAGAATTAAAATGGTAACAATATTCAAATCTTTTGGGTTATGGAATCTGGTAGAGAAGGGGATTACAACCTCCAATCCGAAGAAGAAGGAAGCTGGAGAAGCATCGGAGGATGATGAAGCAATGGTAGCTGCTTTGATGAAAGACGCAAAGGCTTTGGGAATCATTCAGAATGCAATCTCGGATCAAATCTTCCCACGAATCGCCAATGCCGAGTCAGCTAAGATGGCATGGGATTTGTTGTATGGAGAATATCATGGTGGTGATCAGGTACGATCTGTGAAATTGCAAAATCTTATAAGAGAATTTGAATATGCTAGGATGTGAGATGATGAGTCTTTATCTAGCTATCTTACACGGTTGAATGAACTAATTAATCAGATGAGAACATTTGGTGAATCTCTGTCGAATGAGAGACTTGTGCAGAAGGTTCTGATTAGTCTTAGTAAACCTTATGATTCTATCTGTTTGGTTATAGAAAACACAAAGTGTCTAGAGACTGTAGAATTGCAGGAGGTAGTTGTAATCTTAAAGAGTCAAGAACAACGGTTTGATCTGCATACTGTTGATACTACTAGGAAAGCATTCTCATCTTTCTCAGTGAGTTCAAAGGAGCAAAATAGGGGCGAAGGTCAATCTGGTTCATCTCAGTTCCAGAAGAATTGGAATAATAAGGGTAAGAAATGGGGTTCAAAACCCAAGTTTCAGCAGAAATTTCCTGCTAATTCTGCACATAATGCACAGTCAATGGGTCAGATAGGTACAAAACCACAGTGCAGGGTATGCTCTAAGTTTCACTTTGGAGAATGTAGGTATAAAGGGAAACCCAAATG is drawn from Malus domestica chromosome 14, GDT2T_hap1 and contains these coding sequences:
- the LOC139191125 gene encoding omega-6 fatty acid desaturase, endoplasmic reticulum isozyme 2-like, with protein sequence MAFYKTKLYTWHYFAQTLQRICVPLSYGPIFSHRERLQIFVSDIGVLAVLYGLYRLAVAKGLAWVICFYRGPLMVVNEYLVLITYLQHTHPHCRTMTSEWDWFRGALATVDRDYGILNKVFHNITDTHVAHHLFSTMPQYQAMEETKAINPILGGEYYQFDGTPVHKAMFREVKECIYIEPDERDKKGVFWYDNKP
- the LOC139191126 gene encoding uncharacterized protein — protein: MVTIFKSFGLWNLVEKGITTSNPKKKEAGEASEDDEAMVAALMKDAKALGIIQNAISDQIFPRIANAESAKMAWDLLYGEYHGGDQMRTFGESLSNERLVQKVLISLSKPYDSICLVIENTKCLETVELQEVVVILKSQEQRFDLHTVDTTRKAFSSFSVSSKEQNRGEGQSGSSQFQKNWNNKGKKWGSKPKFQQKFPANSAHNAQSMGQIGTKPQCRVCSKFHFGECRYKGKPKCYNYEKFGHWARECTVGKSVQKANSANQVEVTGNLFYANSTITESKVNGEWYVDSGCSNHMTGDSKLLIDMKTNVVGKVQMPT